The Coffea arabica cultivar ET-39 chromosome 3c, Coffea Arabica ET-39 HiFi, whole genome shotgun sequence genome contains a region encoding:
- the LOC140004376 gene encoding uncharacterized protein yields the protein MASTCSVDRVLLGLELILNRFEGNFFLLCGGDRVLSDVRDAIKHMKFLKTFLMCARKWSLVHLYLQSDNVAKKVSLPSFLSCIEDTFHKSEADIQSLCLRLETEKYQWVIHVSNFARGVFREIEKKITSLKQEIIQIYLALASSRSFQSNSCMTDDELLEFIDLILQNLADLTNDDLNWKITKLSIFAALSAQVQDLEAKLTFLKSFIPFAKMRGTADIPALLLAHFEAVALTAARLSYMWSFWKNVEYRSTCSFKLLSIRAVDFHVYEIYKEVLAASNSSASLHTAVMDERILNNFNDSLISRLWELLCCSSSFVDSMKDQMRILYAGLRFLRSILREHHEMMDEQNEKIGALLGEAGIIIFSPTLSSVIEGEVSFSGSTQVLDFCDMLANTNIHIKHFKDQISVSSTIESLPNSSHSLRAPEVSQTSSRMLSKGKMPIDHEVMVGLDDEAEKAIEPLIKHFEDQLSVLSTIQSLPNSSHNLRAPEVSQTSSRMLSKGKMPIAREIMVGLDDEAAKVIERLVSGSKQVVIVPIVGMAGLGKTTLAKKVYNDSSVTCHFHIRLWCTVSQEFNMKSLLTQILCSDGKHSRMDDLLEKLHQRLLKNRYLVVFDDVWDIEVWNELRTAFPNDKNGSRIIFTSRSSNVASQVQYGGEPHYLHPLSEEESFELLQKKVFGEEEECPQALHELGMEIVKKCWGLPFAVVVVAGILATIEHDILVWKKFAESFTSTTVSGTDQWKKFLELSYEHLPYHLKACLLSFAAFREDEKIHAKSLMRLWIAEGFVEIIEGKRSEDTAEEYLMDLIGRNLVMVSKSRSIGGVKTCYIHDLIFEFCKSEAKEKNFLQVLRGYNELSTFNEPPNLPRLSIYSSGEDFIKSRL from the coding sequence atggccTCCACTTGCAGCGTCGATCGTGTCTTACTTGGTCTAGAGTTAATTCTGAACAGATTCGAaggcaatttttttcttttgtgtggCGGTGATAGAGTTCTTTCGGATGTTCGTGATGCAATCAAACACAtgaaatttctcaaaacatTTCTTATGTGTGCTAGAAAGTGGAGCCTTGTTCATTTGTACCTGCAATCTGACAATGTTGCGAAGAAGGTGAGTCTTCCATCTTTCTTATCTTGTATCGAAGATACCTTTCACAAATCCGAGGCGGACATTCAGTCTCTTTGCCTTAGATTAGAAACGGAAAAATATCAATGGGTTATTCACGTTTCTAATTTTGCTCGTGGAGTGTTCCGCGAAATTGAGAAAAAGATCACATCACTCAAGcaagaaatcatccaaatttacCTTGCTTTGGCAAGCAGCAGGTCATTTCAATCAAATTCTTGTATGACAGATGATGAACTGTTGGAATTCATAGACCTCATCCTCCAAAATCTAGCAGATTTGACAAATGACGATTTGAATTGGAAAATTACTAAATTGTCTATTTTTGCTGCTTTGAGTGCTCAAGTCCAAGATCTTGAAGCAAAGCTGACATTCTTGAAAAGCTTCATTCCCTTTGCCAAAATGCGAGGAACCGCAGATATTCCTGCCTTGCTATTGGCTCACTTTGAAGCGGTGGCTTTGACCGCAGCACGCCTCTCTTACATGTGGTCCTTTTGGAAAAATGTCGAGTACAGAAGTACTTGCAGCTTCAAACTCCTCAGCATCAGAGCGGTTGATTTTCATGTCTACGAGATATATAAGGAAGTACTTGCAGCTTCAAACTCCTCAGCATCATTACATACAGCAGTGATGGATGAGCGGATATTGAACAACTTCAATGATTCTCTGATAAGTCGTCTCTGGGAGTTGTTATGCTGCAGCTCTAGCTTTGTGGATTCTATGAAAGATCAAATGCGAATACTCTATGCAGGCCTGAGGTTTTTGAGAAGCATTTTAAGGGAGCATCATGAGATGATGgatgaacaaaatgaaaaaattggagCTCTCCTTGGTGAGGCAGGCATTATAATATTCTCGCCCACTCTGAGCAGTGTGATAGAAGGAGAAGTTAGCTTCTCAGGATCCACCCAGGTTCTTGATTTTTGTGATATGCTGGCCAATACCAACATCCATATCAAGCATTTTAAGGATCAGATCAGTGTCTCAAGTACTATAGAGAGTCTTCCTAATTCCTCTCATAGCTTAAGAGCACCAGAAGTTAGCCAGACTTCCAGCCGCATGCTATCAAAAGGTAAAATGCCAATAGACCATGAAGTCATGGTTGGTCTTGATGATGAGGCAGAAAAAGCAATTGAACCACTTATCAAGCATTTTGAGGATCAGCTCAGTGTCTTAAGTACTATACAGAGTCTTCCTAATTCCTCTCATAACTTAAGAGCACCAGAAGTTAGCCAGACTTCCAGCCGCATGCTATCAAAAGGTAAAATGCCAATAGCTCGTGAAATCATGGTTGGTCTTGATGATGAGGCAGCAAAAGTAATTGAACGACTTGTTAGCGGATCAAAACAGGTGGTAATTGTTCCCATTGTGGGAATGGCTGGGCTTGGTAAGACAACTTTAGCcaaaaaagtttacaatgataGTTCAGTAACCTGTCACTTCCACATTCGTCTTTGGTGCACTGTTTCTCAAGAATTTAACATGAAAAGCTTGTTAACACAAATTTTGTGCTCTGATGGAAAACACTCTAGGATGGATGACTTGCTTGAAAAGCTCCATCAAAGGCTATTGAAGAATCGGTATCTTGTTGTTTTTGATGATGTCTGGGACATTGAGGTATGGAATGAGCTGAGAACTGCATTCCCCAATGACAAGAATGGAAGTAGAATCATCTTTACGAGTCGATCTTCTAATGTAGCTTCACAGGTTCAATATGGTGGAGAACCTCACTATCTTCACCCACTCAGTGAGGAAGAAAGTTTCGAATTGCTGCAGAAGAAGGTgtttggagaagaagaagaatgtcCTCAAGCATTGCATGAATTGGGAATGGAGATTGTCAAAAAGTGCTGGGGATTACCCTTTGCAGTTGTTGTTGTAGCTGGAATTCTAGCAACTATAGAGCATGatattttggtttggaaaaagtttGCTGAAAGTTTTACTTCAACCACGGTGTCTGGTACAGACCAGTGGAAGAAGTTCTTGGAGCTCAGTTATGAGCATCTACCATATCACTTGAAGGCATGCTTGCtgtcttttgctgcatttcgagaagatgaaaaaattcatgcCAAGAGTTTGATGCGTCTATGGATTGCAGAAGGGTTTGTGGAAATAATTGAAGGAAAGAGATCAGAGGATACTGCAGAAGAATATTTGATggacctaattggccgaaaccTGGTTATGGTAAGTAAAAGCAGATCCATTGGTGGAGTCAAAACTTGTTACATTCACGATTTGATATTTGAGTTCTGTAAGAGCGAGGCGAAAGAAAAGAATTTCCTTCAGGTCCTGCGAGGATATAATGAGCTTTCTACCTTTAATGAGCCTCCCAACTTACCTCGGTTGTCCATTTACTCCAGTGGAGAAGATTTTATAAagtcaaggctataa